The Paenibacillus sp. FSL R7-0204 genome includes a region encoding these proteins:
- a CDS encoding carbohydrate ABC transporter permease — MFALKRKTKGEAIFDIVNNLVMLCVCFLTLYPIWYVLVNSFNDGNDAMLGGIYWWPRMITLKNFEAVFASPGIMLAMGITVAKTVLGVAVHVFFTAMVAYALSRRDLVGGKIYILIGTITLFFNGGLIPTFLLNRDLHLLDNFLVYIIPVMFSFFDLIIFMTFFREIPEGLEEAARIDGANDWSIFLRIILPVSMPVIATIALFHGVYQWNDYFAGIIYINNVDLQPIQTYLFRVVAQSSSNTMMVAVQGNAATRSVTSQSIKLATMVVTTLPIVFVYPFLQRYFVKGMMIGSIKG; from the coding sequence ATGTTCGCTCTAAAACGTAAAACCAAAGGTGAAGCCATCTTTGATATCGTCAATAATCTGGTCATGCTCTGCGTCTGCTTCCTGACGCTGTATCCGATCTGGTATGTGCTGGTCAATTCCTTCAATGACGGGAACGACGCCATGCTGGGCGGCATCTACTGGTGGCCGCGGATGATCACGCTGAAGAATTTCGAGGCGGTATTCGCAAGCCCGGGCATTATGCTCGCCATGGGGATTACGGTAGCCAAGACCGTGCTTGGTGTCGCTGTCCATGTATTCTTCACTGCAATGGTGGCGTATGCCTTATCCCGCAGGGATCTGGTAGGCGGCAAAATCTACATCCTGATCGGCACCATTACGCTGTTCTTCAACGGCGGTCTGATTCCGACCTTCCTGCTGAACCGCGATCTTCATCTGCTGGATAACTTCCTGGTCTATATCATTCCGGTGATGTTCAGCTTCTTCGATCTCATTATCTTCATGACCTTCTTCCGGGAGATTCCGGAGGGTCTGGAGGAAGCGGCCCGGATTGACGGGGCCAACGACTGGTCCATCTTCCTGCGGATCATCCTTCCGGTCTCCATGCCGGTCATTGCTACCATTGCGCTGTTCCACGGCGTGTATCAATGGAATGATTATTTTGCCGGAATTATCTATATCAACAATGTGGATCTGCAGCCGATTCAGACATATCTGTTCCGTGTAGTCGCCCAGTCCAGCTCCAATACCATGATGGTGGCTGTCCAGGGTAACGCGGCAACGAGATCGGTAACGTCCCAGTCCATCAAGCTGGCAACCATGGTTGTCACTACGCTGCCTATCGTATTCGTCTATCCGTTCCTGCAGCGTTATTTCGTCAAAGGCATGATGATTGGCTCCATCAAGGGATGA
- a CDS encoding ABC transporter permease codes for MENKRNTKPNPAMAPLIPASIETGSGRKNTLWRKFVAQRHLQTMALLGVVWMIIFNYIPIYGLIISFKEYNIVKSIAEAPWVGLEHFRELFADEDLPNVIRNTLGISLIKLFIGFPLPIIFALFLNEVRSIRYKKAIQTISYLPHFLSWVVLGGILATWLADVGIINNILLALNLIDKPITYLAEPSYFWTIIITSDIWKELGWSAIIYLAAIAGVSPEMYEAATIDGAGRFQKMWFVTLPAIRATISILFVLAVSGVLNSNFDQILVLRNSLNDSASNVIDYYIYQTGIVSNRFSYSAAVTLVKAVIALILLLIANQVSKKINDTSLF; via the coding sequence ATGGAGAACAAACGTAACACCAAGCCGAATCCGGCCATGGCGCCGCTTATTCCGGCGTCAATCGAAACCGGTTCAGGTCGCAAAAACACACTGTGGAGGAAGTTTGTAGCCCAGCGTCATCTGCAGACCATGGCTCTGCTCGGCGTAGTCTGGATGATCATTTTCAACTACATTCCGATTTATGGCTTGATTATTTCCTTCAAGGAATATAACATCGTCAAGTCGATTGCCGAAGCTCCGTGGGTAGGGCTGGAGCATTTCAGAGAGCTGTTCGCTGATGAGGATCTGCCGAATGTCATCCGCAATACGCTCGGCATCAGCTTAATCAAGCTGTTCATCGGTTTTCCGCTGCCGATCATATTCGCCCTGTTCCTCAATGAGGTCCGTTCCATAAGGTACAAGAAGGCTATTCAGACGATCTCCTATCTGCCGCATTTCCTGTCCTGGGTTGTGCTTGGCGGGATTCTGGCCACCTGGCTGGCTGATGTAGGGATTATCAATAATATTCTGCTTGCACTCAATCTGATTGACAAGCCGATTACCTATCTGGCTGAGCCCAGTTACTTCTGGACGATTATTATTACTTCCGACATTTGGAAGGAGCTTGGCTGGTCTGCCATTATCTATCTCGCGGCCATCGCCGGCGTATCTCCGGAAATGTATGAAGCAGCAACGATTGACGGAGCGGGACGCTTCCAGAAAATGTGGTTTGTCACACTGCCGGCAATCCGGGCAACGATCAGCATTCTGTTCGTTCTGGCCGTCAGCGGGGTGCTGAATTCCAACTTCGACCAGATTCTGGTCCTGCGGAACTCGCTCAATGACAGTGCTTCTAATGTAATTGACTACTATATCTATCAGACGGGTATTGTCTCCAACCGCTTCTCCTATTCTGCGGCGGTCACCCTGGTCAAAGCGGTTATAGCCCTGATTCTGCTGCTGATTGCCAACCAGGTATCCAAAAAAATCAACGACACGTCGCTGTTCTAG